ACCATAACGTTCTGCCCCGCGTGTATCTTGTTGACCGCTTCCGCCTGATGTGTATAAAGAGGAAAAAGCCCTTGAGCCTGCAGGCGCTCCAGTAGTTCCGGAGCTAACGGCTGGTCAAGTTCAGCGTACTCGGCACGGCGGGGGTGAATGCGCTCCACATAAGCTATCTGGTCGGCAAAAGTAGGTTGGGACTGGAGATGATGCAGGAAGGCCAGAGTATCCACTGCGACCCTCTCTTATCAGACAGGCAGTATCTCGATTTCGTAATCGAGAATCTCGACCTCAAATCGACTGTTGATCACGAAATCAACCACTTTGGACAGTACTTCGTTGGCATGCCGGTTTTCATTGCTGACACAGCAGATACCGATGGTCGCCAGCTGCCAGCGGTCATGGTTGTCCACTTCGGCCACGGAGACATTGAACTTGTTTCCGACGCGACTGGTTATGGACTTGAGTACCTGCCGCTTGCCTTTCAGAGACAGGTTCTCCGGCAGGCGAAGGTTTATCTTGCACATGCCAACATTCATCGATGTATCCAGCTGGAATAAATGAATAAAACTGAACCTGGCCCGGCTCCGCAATAACCCTTGCTTCTAATGTAGCATTCCACCTCACGGGTGTCAAACCGATAATTCAATGGTCAATCGATGCTGCTTGCCCGCATCGGACAACCTGTGCTATGATTATATATCCGACTCGGGACTGACCCTAAAACCGTCCACCAGAACTTTCCAAAGGTGAATAGCCAGATGCCGAAGATTTATTTTATTGACGTGACCAACCGCGATGGGGTGCAGACCGCCAAGCTCGGCCTGTCCAAGCTGGAAAAGACGCTGATTAACCTCTACCTCAATGAGATGGGCGTTTTTCAGTCGGAGTTTGGCTTCCCCACCACCAGGCACGAGACCCTGTACCTCCAGGCAAATCTGGAGCTGGCGGAGATGGGAGTCCTGCAACCGATTCGACTGGAGGGCTGGGTCAGGGCCATCGCCAGCGATGTTGAGACGGCATTCTACCTAGTACCGGATATCAAGCACCTGAATATCTCCATCTCCACATCAGCCCAGATGATCAATGGAA
This genomic window from Chloroflexota bacterium contains:
- a CDS encoding DUF503 domain-containing protein, translated to MNVGMCKINLRLPENLSLKGKRQVLKSITSRVGNKFNVSVAEVDNHDRWQLATIGICCVSNENRHANEVLSKVVDFVINSRFEVEILDYEIEILPV